AATGTCTCTCGCTGCTTGGCGGACAGAGATTTCAAATTTGTTTGAAATCTGAATGCTATTAGGATATTTTTTCCCTCTAACTTCCTGATCAAACCATATGATTCTGTGTATATTACTCATATTATCGTTCCTCTTGGTAAAAATCCGGGATGACATATATGTAATGAATGCCTTAACATAATAATATAAAATTTACCTGCGAACATCAATAAATTTTACTACTTTAAACTGAAGATGCAAAGATATATAAAGACTTCAAAGTGGTGGATTTTATTATTTCTATACCAGAAATAATTACACCTAAAAACCAAAAAAAATCTACTATAAAGATTAATTAACTTGTGATAGTATGTGTATGATATTATGCAAGAGAGGTGTGTTTTATATGAATAAAAAGCTATTTTTAATTCCTTTGATTATACTTATGTGTCTGCTAATAATAAGTGGATGCACGAATAACACTGAAACAAGCACTAATGGGGAAAAAACCGCGGCAGAAACGAGTACCGGAAAGTATATTGACGGAGTCTATGAGGGGAAGTCAGAACTTACAGCAGAGCTATACTACGGCAAAGCGAAGATAACAATTGAAAATGGTAGTATTAAAGATATAGATTTCAAAATTTATGACCAGGGAACATTCAAGAAATTTCTTACAGGCGATAAGATAAAAGGCGTGGAAGAGATGCTGCTGGATGAGACATACAGCAAAGAGGTTTATGCTAATATACAGGTATACCAGGAGCAGTGTACCAATGAATTTGCCGGTATAAAGAAATATAAGGAAAAACTGATAAGTGAACAGAATATTGATAAAGTAGACGTTATTTCGGGAGCTACATGGTCAAATCAGCTGTTCAAGGAAACAGTTGAGAATACTCTCCAAAAGGCTGTTAAGAAATAAAGCAACAGGTAATTTTAAACAAAAATATGTAGGTATAAGCCCCTTTAGAAAGAATTCCTTCTGAAGGGGCTGTTCTTATGCCGGTAAAATTGATAGGTTGTCTACTTACGGGCATTCTGTGCCTGGGTTTTTAGTGAAGCTTTTACCTTCCTTTATCCTGGAACTTATAGAACCTTTTTCGATAATCTGGTTTATAATAAAACTCCTTATTGCGGGAATTTCTTCATCCAGACTGAAGTACATCTTAATGTTTCCCAATTTGACGGTATTTTCTATATCTACAATATCAACACTTAGTGAACGTGTATCGTCAGAAAGGACAAAAGAGCCTCCAAAATTATATTCATCCTCTGTTATAGTCAGGTTTGAAACAAGTAATTTTGAGACTTGCATTGATATTCCCCCTTTACGTTGTATAAATAGTATATTTGTTATATTTTTGACTAGAACATTAAATTTAGCTAATACCAGAGATATATGCATATTGAGGATAAGACTGAAATCCTTTTCTGCTTATGTATATTAACGTAGAAATTTGAGCATTATAAAATACTAGATAAACAAAGCATAAAAGAAAAAATTTACTGAACAAAACTATTGCAATAAATATAAAAGGATGCTATAATAACTTTTGTCAAAAACGTTGTGGGATTGTGTAAGGGTAGCACAAATGACTCTGACTCATTTTGTCTGGGTTCGAATCCTAGTCCCACAGCCATCAATATCCAATACAAAATTGACCTTTGCCTTATCCGGGTAGAGGTCAATTTTTTTTATATACCTCTGCACTATGCGTTTCTGATTTTCTTCATCCTTTGCAGAAGGA
The window above is part of the Clostridia bacterium genome. Proteins encoded here:
- a CDS encoding FMN-binding protein, with protein sequence MNKKLFLIPLIILMCLLIISGCTNNTETSTNGEKTAAETSTGKYIDGVYEGKSELTAELYYGKAKITIENGSIKDIDFKIYDQGTFKKFLTGDKIKGVEEMLLDETYSKEVYANIQVYQEQCTNEFAGIKKYKEKLISEQNIDKVDVISGATWSNQLFKETVENTLQKAVKK